A genomic window from Cyanobacteria bacterium FACHB-DQ100 includes:
- a CDS encoding DUF502 domain-containing protein, translating into MKESRVSVIHRLKQDLKNDLIAGLLVVIPLATTIWLSYTIATWVINFLTRVPKQLNPFDGLNPFLVNLLNFGVGLAVPLLSILFIGLMARNIAGRWLLDVGEQVLQAIPLAGAIYKTLKQLLETILRDSSGKFRRVVLVEYPRQGVWSLGFVTGAIGAEVQSHFKHDMLSVFIPTTPNPTTGWYAVVPETDVINLSMPIEDAFKVIISGGIVSPDAMNAIVTTSTKRPLVEAIADE; encoded by the coding sequence ATGAAGGAGAGTAGGGTGTCTGTGATCCATCGTCTTAAGCAAGACCTCAAAAACGATCTGATTGCCGGGTTGCTCGTTGTCATTCCCTTAGCAACGACGATTTGGTTGAGTTATACGATCGCGACTTGGGTCATTAATTTTCTCACTCGTGTTCCTAAGCAGCTAAACCCGTTTGACGGCTTGAACCCATTTTTGGTGAATCTGCTCAATTTTGGAGTGGGTTTAGCGGTTCCGTTGCTCAGCATTCTATTTATCGGGCTGATGGCGCGAAATATCGCCGGACGTTGGCTGCTCGATGTGGGCGAACAGGTGCTACAAGCGATTCCGCTTGCAGGGGCAATTTACAAGACGCTGAAGCAGCTTCTAGAGACGATTCTGCGCGATTCAAGCGGTAAGTTTCGCCGCGTGGTGTTGGTGGAGTATCCGCGTCAGGGCGTTTGGTCACTTGGATTTGTCACAGGTGCAATCGGAGCTGAGGTGCAATCGCACTTTAAGCATGACATGCTGAGCGTGTTCATTCCCACGACTCCGAATCCCACAACAGGCTGGTATGCGGTTGTGCCTGAAACGGACGTGATTAATTTGTCGATGCCGATCGAAGATGCGTTTAAGGTGATTATTTCTGGTGGCATTGTTAGCCCGGATGCGATGAACGCGATCGTCACGACCAGCACGAAGCGCCCATTAGTTGAAGCGATCGCGGACGAATAA
- a CDS encoding HAD family hydrolase, translated as MSVIPRVLALDFDGVICDGLKEYFQTAWKAYAQIWQVTAPPDATIAPAFYRLRPVVETGWEMPLVIRALATGITEAGIFQNWTAIVAQIVVDNHLKPLEVGAIVDTIRDQLIATDLESWLAEHEFYPRVLERLRSILSSSTDFVIISTKEGRFIKQLLNKQGIELKPEQIYGKESKRPKAQVLNELRQAYGETASIWFVEDRLKTLEAVEKQETLTQVELFLADWGYNTASERQQAKKSDRVHLLSLAQFSQDFSAWI; from the coding sequence ATGTCTGTGATTCCCCGCGTTCTAGCGCTTGATTTTGACGGTGTGATTTGCGATGGGCTGAAGGAGTATTTTCAGACTGCTTGGAAGGCTTACGCGCAGATTTGGCAGGTTACAGCGCCTCCAGACGCAACGATCGCACCTGCATTTTACCGATTGCGTCCCGTGGTTGAGACAGGCTGGGAAATGCCGCTCGTGATTCGAGCGTTGGCTACAGGAATCACCGAAGCAGGGATTTTTCAGAATTGGACTGCGATCGTGGCTCAAATCGTTGTAGACAATCATCTGAAGCCTTTAGAGGTGGGCGCGATCGTTGATACGATTCGAGATCAATTAATCGCAACAGATCTAGAAAGCTGGCTCGCAGAACACGAATTTTATCCAAGAGTTCTGGAGCGGTTGCGATCGATTCTGAGCAGTTCAACCGATTTCGTAATTATCAGCACCAAAGAAGGGCGATTTATCAAGCAACTACTGAACAAGCAAGGAATTGAACTCAAACCTGAACAAATCTACGGTAAAGAATCGAAGCGTCCTAAAGCCCAAGTGCTAAACGAGCTGAGACAAGCGTATGGAGAAACCGCTTCAATTTGGTTCGTTGAGGATCGATTGAAAACGTTAGAAGCTGTCGAGAAACAAGAAACCCTTACACAAGTTGAGTTATTTCTAGCGGATTGGGGCTACAACACCGCATCAGAGCGGCAACAGGCGAAGAAGAGCGATCGCGTTCACCTGTTGTCTCTGGCACAATTTAGTCAGGACTTCTCAGCCTGGATTTAG
- the psaC gene encoding photosystem I iron-sulfur center protein PsaC: MSHTVKIYDTCIGCTQCVRACPTDVLEMVPWDGCRAGQIASSPRTEDCVGCKRCETACPTDFLSIRVYLGAETTRSMGLAY, encoded by the coding sequence ATGTCGCATACGGTCAAAATCTATGACACCTGTATTGGGTGTACGCAATGTGTTCGGGCTTGCCCGACCGATGTTCTAGAGATGGTTCCCTGGGATGGGTGTCGTGCGGGTCAAATCGCATCTTCGCCTCGTACCGAGGACTGTGTTGGTTGTAAGCGGTGCGAAACCGCTTGTCCGACCGACTTCCTCAGCATTCGGGTTTATCTCGGCGCTGAAACAACACGCAGTATGGGTCTGGCTTATTAA
- the hetR gene encoding heterocyst differentiation master regulator HetR, with protein MTNDLDLIKLLSPSAIDQIMLYLAFSAMRTGGHRHGAFLDAAATAAKCAIYMTYLEQDGNLRMTGHLHHIEPKRVKAIVEEVRQALSEGKLLKMLGSQEPRYLIQLPYVWMEHYSWLPGRSRVPGTSLTSDEKRLIERKLPPNLPDAQLINSFQFLELIEFLHTRSQEDLLQEQRMPLSEALAEHIKRRLLYSGTVTRIDSPWGMPFYALTRSSYSPDDHEERAYVMIEDTARFFRLMQDWAQRQGRVMRVLEELDIPSDRVESAIAELDEIIRNWADRYHAEGGEPFVVQMVFGSAEL; from the coding sequence ATGACCAATGACCTCGATCTGATCAAATTGCTCAGCCCTAGCGCGATCGATCAGATCATGTTGTATCTTGCCTTTAGCGCTATGCGAACCGGCGGACACCGACATGGTGCATTTCTCGATGCCGCAGCCACGGCTGCCAAATGTGCGATTTATATGACGTATTTGGAGCAGGATGGCAATCTCCGGATGACGGGGCATTTGCACCATATTGAACCAAAACGAGTCAAAGCGATCGTCGAAGAAGTCCGGCAAGCCCTCAGTGAAGGCAAATTACTCAAAATGCTAGGGTCTCAAGAACCTCGGTACTTGATTCAGTTGCCCTACGTCTGGATGGAACACTATTCTTGGCTGCCTGGACGATCGCGGGTTCCGGGAACAAGTTTGACTTCGGACGAAAAGCGCCTGATCGAACGAAAACTGCCGCCTAATCTTCCAGATGCTCAATTGATCAATTCTTTCCAGTTTTTAGAGTTGATCGAATTTCTGCATACTCGCTCGCAAGAAGATCTGCTCCAAGAACAACGAATGCCCCTAAGTGAAGCGCTGGCAGAACATATTAAGCGACGGCTTTTGTACTCTGGCACAGTCACCCGCATCGACTCGCCTTGGGGAATGCCGTTTTATGCGCTCACTCGGTCTTCCTATTCTCCAGATGACCACGAAGAACGCGCCTACGTCATGATCGAGGACACAGCGCGGTTTTTCCGTTTGATGCAGGACTGGGCACAGCGTCAAGGGCGGGTGATGCGCGTGTTAGAAGAATTGGATATTCCAAGCGATCGGGTGGAAAGCGCGATCGCAGAACTTGACGAAATCATTCGTAACTGGGCGGATCGCTACCATGCAGAAGGCGGAGAGCCGTTTGTCGTGCAAATGGTGTTTGGTTCTGCTGAATTGTGA
- a CDS encoding FAD-dependent oxidoreductase — protein MRELIADVLVVGGGTGGIAAAIQAARRGAKTILVSEFSWLGGMLTSAGVTAPDGNELAAFQTGIWGAFLRELEQRQPGGLDNAWVSFFTYEPHIGAEIFADWVKALPNLQWIQGEIPEKVLRKDNCILGVEFQTVKVEAKITIDATELGDLLELGDIPYRWGWELQSEFNEPSAPIAPNTLTQTYPAQAPTWVVVMRGFGASNAPEIPKPLNYDPTKFEKAWTNYGAEAFLNYGRLPGDRFMINWPISGNDYGEGLERLLNRETCTQFHQEAKDHSLSFAHFIQSQLGNRYGLAEDTFPTGALALHPYYRESRRLIGITTLREQDLLPQERVAPLPYRVEAIGCEYAENFCQSIAIGNYANDHHYPSGDIPLKPKSIRWGGRWTGTPFTIPYTCLVPQTIDGFLTCEKNISVTHMANGATRLQPVVLGIGQAAGMAAALCIEQNCQPRELNVRSLQLALISDPTAPAAIFPLFNLSPSHPEWLYWQRYYIDHPESYPNHGECPANSRTLSPSATAQRFSGRFDRKAIQDYELTLSDRPNQSWALITLETEINTQLQNIPSGQILNGFGKFNHSGNWVLVEALN, from the coding sequence ATGCGGGAACTGATTGCAGATGTGCTGGTCGTGGGAGGCGGAACCGGAGGGATAGCCGCAGCAATCCAAGCCGCGAGGCGGGGAGCCAAAACAATTTTAGTCAGCGAATTCTCCTGGCTCGGCGGAATGCTCACCAGTGCAGGTGTTACTGCTCCAGATGGCAACGAACTCGCAGCCTTTCAAACCGGAATTTGGGGCGCGTTTTTACGAGAACTAGAACAGCGTCAGCCTGGAGGACTCGATAATGCTTGGGTGAGTTTCTTCACGTATGAGCCGCACATCGGAGCCGAAATCTTTGCCGATTGGGTGAAAGCCTTGCCGAATTTACAGTGGATTCAAGGCGAAATTCCAGAGAAAGTTTTAAGAAAAGATAATTGCATCCTCGGAGTCGAATTCCAAACCGTCAAAGTCGAGGCAAAAATCACGATCGATGCCACCGAACTCGGTGATCTACTCGAACTCGGAGACATTCCCTATCGCTGGGGTTGGGAACTGCAATCCGAATTCAATGAACCCAGTGCCCCGATCGCACCCAACACACTCACTCAAACTTACCCAGCCCAAGCCCCAACTTGGGTCGTTGTGATGCGCGGCTTTGGCGCATCAAACGCGCCCGAAATCCCCAAACCTCTAAATTACGATCCAACCAAATTCGAGAAAGCTTGGACAAACTACGGAGCCGAAGCCTTTCTCAATTACGGACGCTTACCCGGCGATCGCTTCATGATCAATTGGCCCATCTCCGGCAACGATTACGGCGAAGGTTTGGAACGCTTGCTCAACCGAGAAACCTGCACCCAATTCCACCAGGAAGCCAAAGATCACTCTCTCAGCTTCGCCCACTTCATCCAATCCCAGCTCGGAAACCGCTACGGACTAGCAGAAGACACTTTCCCGACAGGCGCACTTGCACTTCATCCCTACTATCGAGAAAGTCGCCGACTCATTGGAATCACCACGCTACGTGAACAAGACTTACTGCCGCAAGAACGAGTCGCCCCCTTACCCTATCGAGTCGAAGCGATCGGCTGCGAATATGCCGAAAACTTCTGTCAATCGATCGCGATCGGCAACTACGCCAACGATCATCACTATCCAAGCGGCGACATTCCGCTCAAGCCAAAATCAATTCGCTGGGGGGGACGCTGGACAGGAACGCCCTTCACAATTCCCTACACCTGCCTCGTGCCACAAACGATCGACGGCTTTCTCACCTGTGAAAAAAATATCTCCGTCACTCACATGGCAAACGGCGCAACCCGATTACAGCCGGTCGTTTTAGGCATCGGACAAGCCGCAGGGATGGCAGCCGCACTCTGCATCGAGCAAAACTGTCAGCCGCGAGAGTTAAATGTGCGATCGCTCCAACTCGCCTTAATCAGTGACCCGACTGCCCCTGCTGCTATTTTCCCACTGTTCAACCTGTCACCCTCTCACCCCGAATGGCTGTACTGGCAACGCTACTATATCGACCACCCAGAAAGCTATCCCAATCACGGTGAATGCCCTGCAAACTCCAGAACGCTATCTCCCAGCGCAACGGCTCAACGCTTTTCAGGAAGATTCGATCGCAAAGCAATACAGGACTATGAATTGACTTTGAGCGATCGCCCCAATCAAAGTTGGGCACTTATCACTTTAGAAACAGAAATCAATACTCAACTCCAAAACATCCCATCCGGGCAAATACTGAATGGATTTGGCAAATTTAACCACTCAGGAAATTGGGTCTTAGTAGAAGCACTGAACTAG